One Pecten maximus chromosome 7, xPecMax1.1, whole genome shotgun sequence genomic window carries:
- the LOC117331502 gene encoding uncharacterized protein LOC117331502: MGCNTQRRERVCSNDVRDTGRREQFRSRAILDNEIRGTVWSRAILDSEIRGTVWRKDVLDTGKQQTSRTTTRPEHDVLKKIIVQLTVLLIQLCGVTEGDSRVVSLDHASCQFAVYDISIRTSYSIDWDGRTLPKLCRLGFRVPNVNYYQICVSALKYDVTDCDFNMQYFHGLSSQPNRNYTCTAPPVRYCVNSTRYFYLHFTAKKKSESKVTIEILAKARQKESERSSSMMEVLVGGLASLLFVGFSCFVFGARSKNPCLCLRKFFGKFDACRPCVNRMDSNGCVPTQTEAPSSNRIPRGECCTHSACCILLGCAINRERGPTTSTAHSRTDLNMATQSEMEQPPPYNSLVAIDGRGDPSELVQPPPIWIQMSPPPYEAPPPAYEDVIRNK, encoded by the exons atgggctgtAACACTCAGAGACGAGAAAGAGTGTGTAGTAACGACGTACGGGACACTGGCAGACGAGAACAATTCCGGAGTAGGGCCATACTGGACAATGAGATACGAGGGACAGTGTGGAGTAGGGCCATACTGGACAGTGAGATACGAGGGACAGTATGGAGGAAGGACGTATTGGACACTGGGAAACAACAGACCTCCCGGACAACTACCCGCCCGGAACACGACGTTTTGAAGAAAATCATTGTGCAACTAACAGTCCTACTGATACAATTGTGCGGCGTTACGGAAG GTGATAGTCGAGTTGTCTCCCTGGACCACGCCAGCTGTCAGTTTGCTGTTTATGACATCAGTATCCGGACGTCATACTCCATAGACTGGGACGGTAGAACACTTCCCAAACTTTGTCGACTTGGTTTCCGGGTACCCAACGTCAATTACTACCAAATCTGTGTTTCCGCCCTGAAGTATGACGTCACAGACTGTGACTTCAACATGCAGTACTTTCATGGGCTTTCTTCACAGCCTAACAGA AACTACACCTGTACCGCGCCACCGGTTAGGTATTGTGTCAACTCTACACGTTATTTCTATCTCCATTTCACGGCAAAAAAGAAGTCAGAGTCTAAAGTCACCATAGAAATCCTAGCCAAGGCCAGGCAAAAAGAAA GTGAGAGGTCGAGCTCAATGATGGAGGTACTTGTCGGCGGTCTGGCCAGTCTCCTGTTTGTGGGCTTTTCCTGTTTCGTCTTCGGTGCTCGCAGTAAAAATCCCTGTCTTTGTTTGCGTAAATTCTTTGGTAAATTCGATGCATGCCGTCCTTGCGTTAACCGAATGGATTCGAACGGGTGTGTTCCTACCCAGACAGAAGCACCGTCATCCAATAGGATACCACGAGGAGAGTGCTGTACTCATTCGGCGTGCTGTATTCTTCTTGGTTGTGCTATAAATAGGGAACGAGGACCAACAACATCCACGGCGCATAGCCGTACAGATCTGAACATGGCGACCCAATCCGAAATGGAGCAGCCGCCTC CTTATAATTCCCTGGTTGCGATTGACGGGAGAGGTGATCCATCTGAACTAGTTCAGCCACCGCCAATTTGGATACAGATGTCTCCGCCCCCTTACGAGGCCCCTCCCCCAGCGTACGAGGACGTCATCCGAAATAAGTGA